One stretch of Mangifera indica cultivar Alphonso chromosome 9, CATAS_Mindica_2.1, whole genome shotgun sequence DNA includes these proteins:
- the LOC123225925 gene encoding uncharacterized protein LOC123225925, which yields MGRWMKPEVYPLLGAMTFVTSMVIFQLTRNVFLNPDVKINKAHRSMGVLENHEEGEKYAEHGLRKFLRTRPPEIMPSINHFFSEDK from the exons ATGGGACGTTGGATGAAGCCAGAG GTTTATCCTCTCTTGGGCGCCATGACATTTGTGACAAGCATGGTCATCTTTCAGCTTACAAGGAACGTGTTCCTGAATCCTGATGTCAA AATAAACAAGGCTCATCGCAGTATGGGAGTGCTTGAGAACCATGAGGAAGGAGAAAAGTATGCAGAGCATGGCCTGCGAAAGTTCCTCAGAACTCGCCCTCCTGAAATTATGCCTTCTATTAATCACTTCTTCTCCGAAGATAAATGA